The following is a genomic window from Dioscorea cayenensis subsp. rotundata cultivar TDr96_F1 chromosome 10, TDr96_F1_v2_PseudoChromosome.rev07_lg8_w22 25.fasta, whole genome shotgun sequence.
ttatttattatatatattttataagaaacataaaaaaatatattacatataattaaaCGAAAATTAAAATACTCCATCCggtcatttttttcatttatccttgtctatttaaaaattttatggaaatattaaatatttttttttaaaaaaaattactatttatatttaatttactgttataatttttttaataaatcataattaactatatattttattaaattatattttaaacaaaaattatttttttgaaatattaataaatattttttttataaatgctaGATTAACAACTAAATAAGaatactttttattaatttgttaaaataaacaaataaaaacaccggcgagattataaaatagtaaggttaatttaatttttctattttgtaagGGGTGAGATATAAATActcattatcaaaatcaaaatcaaaatcaaaatcattgCTTTAGTGTGACACGTCCTCAAATATTCCTGGAAAGAAATTTCCCACGAGTTTTCCAATTTTGCCCTCGCGCATGCTTCTTCACCAAGAAACCATCCATATAAACCCCTCCCAGATCTCCTCCACGATCCCAAATCCCCGCCGATGCTCCACTCTTCGCCGGCGCCGACGCCGGAGATCGACCTCACCGACCTCCCCGCCGTCGCCATCCTTGGCCGCGGCGCCAAAGGCGTCGTCTTCCACGTCCGCTCCCCCTCCGAACCTCTCGCCCTCAAAGCCATCTCCCGCTCCTCCATCGAGCTCAAGACCCGCTCCGGCGCTGGCTCCGACGATGCCTACAAGCGCGTCTGGTTCGAGCGCGACGTCCTCCTCTCTCTTCACCACCCCCTCCTTCCCACCCTCCACGGCACCGTCTCCACCGACAAGATCATCGGCTTCGCCATCGATCGCTGCTCCGGTGGTGATCTCAACTCTCTCCGCCGTCGCCAAATCCGAGCATATGTTCTCCGATGATATCATCCGGTAACAATTCTACAATCTAAAcctaaaaaaagtgaaaacctttttgaattttttttttcaatagttttttttcttttgcttagATTCTACGCGGCGGAGATGGTGTTAGCTTTGGAGTACCTTCACGGATTGGGGATCATCTACCGAGATCTCAAGCCGGAGAACGTCTTGATCCAAGACACCGGCCATATAATGCTCGTCGACTTCGATCTCTCCACCAAAATCCCTCTCCGATCACCGGAACCCTCATCCCTCCTCGTTCCTCCATCCATTTCTCCCATgaaaacgaagaagaagaagaagtctccGCTTCTCCGATGCTTATCACGCAATGTAAACGTCTCACCGGAAACAACCGATTACCCAACCGCTTCACCAGCCAGCGGCAACGGCGACTCCGGCCACGGTCCGGGTAAGTCAAACTCATTTGTCGGCACAGAAGAGTATGTATCGCCGGAGATCATCGCCGGAAAAGGCCATGACTATGGCGTTGATTGGTGGAGCTTGGGGATCGTTCTCTACGAGATGCTTTACGGTCGCACGCCGTTCAAGGGCGAGAATCGGAAGGAGACGTTCTACAGGATCTTGTCGAAGTCGCCGGAGCTCGTCGGAGAGAGCACGCCGTTGAGAGACCTCATCGGAAGGTTGCTGGAGAAGGAGCCGGAGAAGAGGATTGGGTGCGAGGGTATAAAAAGCCATGAATTTTTCAGAGGGGTAGATTGGGAATCATTGTTGCTGATCTCGAGGCCGCCTTATATTCCATCAGGGGTAGATTGGGAAGACTCCACGGATTTCATTGatgttgagaaggtcgttgaggACGTCTTCGGCgatatttctttaaataataataataataataataataataataataataataaagcacacaaaaatgatgattttagtgggttttgatattatttttttattaaaattaattgttcATATACTTGTTAACTGAAGGGTActgatttgtttgtttatatcaaattatttttatgaaaaaaaaattttgggatTGAAGAAGTGTGACCTTATATTATGctatatttgtatttaataaaatataaaatatatgtttattataatattaggtaaattttcatttaaagaaaatttaaattatggtGATTGTGGGGAAGATAACATAAAACTGTCGTTTTAAAGCTATAATGTCAATCTTTTTCATTGCTCATCCGTCTgtgttgatttatatatttaaaataaaatcattggataatttgcaaaaatataCTTCATTCATGTCCTCAATAACTTAATATCattagttatttcacataatttaaaaaaaattagttatcttttgaaaattatcccttattcatatttctctcatattatattttaagaagagaattgaataaaatgttaggataattttagaaaaaaaataataaatatttttttgatattaaaaaataaaagataaaaaataacatggGTTATGACAAATAAATAGTAACAAGGGAGtatattataaatttgatatattatatattcaatACTGATATGTTATGGGCATGTGGAGGTGTgtttttaaagggttttttttatatagataaaatattataatattccAAGGGACACAAATTTCAggaagatatttttaaatagtttaaaataatGTCGATATAAGTTATATTATGACTTACAACAAATGCTTTCTTGCTCTCCTCTAAATTACAAGATCTACAtctattaaatcaaatataaaaacacaccCATCCATGCAAACATGTGACACTTTGTTGTCCAACTGTCTTTTGATCAGacaaaagtcaaaaaaatataatacatttaCATTAATAATTATCAGAGTTTTATAacctgatttttatttaatctgATCCTTCAAAACGCACAGtggtatattatatatatatatatatattagatgatcTCAGTGATAACAGAGATCATAGTAGTTGTTTACTCactatataaatttgtttttaaaaaaaatttaaactattaaGAATAACATAGTTAAACCATGATCCAAATTAAATACAATTGTCAACCATT
Proteins encoded in this region:
- the LOC120270012 gene encoding LOW QUALITY PROTEIN: serine/threonine-protein kinase OXI1-like (The sequence of the model RefSeq protein was modified relative to this genomic sequence to represent the inferred CDS: deleted 1 base in 1 codon) gives rise to the protein MLHSSPAPTPEIDLTDLPAVAILGRGAKGVVFHVRSPSEPLALKAISRSSIELKTRSGAGSDDAYKRVWFERDVLLSLHHPLLPTLHGTVSTDKIIGFAIDRCSGGDLNSLRRRQSEHMFSDDIIRFYAAEMVLALEYLHGLGIIYRDLKPENVLIQDTGHIMLVDFDLSTKIPLRSPEPSSLLVPPSISPMKTKKKKKSPLLRCLSRNVNVSPETTDYPTASPASGNGDSGHGPGKSNSFVGTEEYVSPEIIAGKGHDYGVDWWSLGIVLYEMLYGRTPFKGENRKETFYRILSKSPELVGESTPLRDLIGRLLEKEPEKRIGCEGIKSHEFFRGVDWESLLLISRPPYIPSGVDWEDSTDFIDVEKVVEDVFGDISLNNNNNNNNNNNNNKAHKNDDFSGF